CGCGCTTCTCTATGCCCGGATACAAGCGCGAGCCGCTCTTGATCTCCAAATGGAGCTCGGCCTTGCCTTGAGTCAAGTCCAAGACGTCCTCCAGGCGCGGCACGCGCTCGGCGGCAAAGCGCGGGGCAAACCAAGAGCCCACGTCCACCAGGGAGAGCTCCTCCCAGGGAACGGCCCCCACCCGGGCGCGCAGGCCCGCCACGCGCCTCAAATCCTCGTCATGGATCACCACGAGCTCCCCGTCCCGGGTCTGGTGCGCGTCGAGCTCGATGGAGCGGGCCCCCATCTCGAGGGCCAAAGCGAAAGCCGCCATGGTGTTCTCGGGGGCGTGGGCGCTCGCGCCGCGGTGGGCTATCAGGCGCACCGCGAAAGCCTCTCCATGAATCGGTCAAAGACCCGGTCCGGCACCGCCACCCCGAGGGCGCGATTGCGCCCGCTCCCGGGGCCGTGAAAATCCGATCCTCCGGTCGCCAGAAGCCCGCGGCTCTCGGCCAAGGCCGCGTAGCGCGCGGTCTCGCTTGGCGAGTGCAGCGCGTAATACGCCTCTATCCCCTCCAGCCCCTGCTTCATCCAGCCCTCCAGGCTCTCTAAATCCCCGACCGTCTTAGGGTGCGCCAAGCTCGCGAAGCCCCCTGCCTCCCGGATGAGCGAGATGGCCT
The window above is part of the Elusimicrobiota bacterium genome. Proteins encoded here:
- a CDS encoding glycerophosphodiester phosphodiesterase; the protein is MRLIAHRGASAHAPENTMAAFALALEMGARSIELDAHQTRDGELVVIHDEDLRRVAGLRARVGAVPWEELSLVDVGSWFAPRFAAERVPRLEDVLDLTQGKAELHLEIKSGSRLYPGIEKRVVDLIGRRRAHGWIVVSSFDHKALYEVRGLDPGVRIGYLLGATVMKRAFAQAGELGAESLHMNLRQVGVRGLRECHKRNLDVLVYTVNKQKDADRLKELGVDGIFSNFPEIKV